One Desulfatiglans anilini DSM 4660 DNA window includes the following coding sequences:
- a CDS encoding ferredoxin reductase family protein, producing the protein MLTISRIHQKTWPALLTVCLTLVIWLGSKAYYEDWFSDPFKYPAKAASLGATILMCWCVVLSTRLRPIEAFFGGLDKVYQVHKRIGRWAFFLIVLHPIFLSAHNFPDFLVFLQELGFLEPLGDRYLWGHNVGVATFLMMAGLMSLTLWLKIPYHLWKMTHEWFGGVLILAAAHVLIVNRDVTTYPLLRIWVYGFLALALASFVYTRFFYRFYGPRFDYTVSEIAKHGDVIQATLRPVQEKMEFKPSQFVYLVVRKEGITPEPHPYSIASGYNPRNRIKLGIKQSGDHTRSLDRLERGDPVLLYGPYGHFSDRFLSGVGDCVFIAGGIGITPFLGMWHVALHSEERLDPREAPEQLRRMHPELIRTWRSPVVSLFYICRTRGDASFDEDIRQEVAISRFHGFKAFEERGHHYECYITSEQGRITAAYVRERVKGGLQDKNIFLCGPSPMVASFVEQLSALGVRARQIIVEDFNLL; encoded by the coding sequence ATGCTCACCATCTCTCGCATACATCAAAAAACATGGCCTGCGCTCCTGACGGTCTGCCTCACGCTCGTCATCTGGCTCGGCAGCAAGGCCTATTATGAAGACTGGTTCAGCGACCCCTTCAAATACCCGGCAAAAGCGGCTTCCCTGGGCGCCACCATCCTGATGTGCTGGTGCGTCGTTCTTTCGACGCGGCTGCGCCCGATCGAAGCCTTCTTCGGAGGTCTGGACAAGGTCTACCAAGTGCACAAACGGATCGGACGCTGGGCCTTTTTTCTGATCGTCCTGCACCCGATCTTCCTCTCGGCCCACAATTTTCCGGATTTCCTCGTTTTTCTGCAGGAACTGGGATTTCTCGAGCCCTTGGGGGACCGTTATCTGTGGGGGCACAACGTCGGGGTCGCCACCTTTCTCATGATGGCGGGTCTGATGAGCCTCACCTTGTGGCTGAAGATCCCCTATCACCTCTGGAAGATGACCCATGAGTGGTTCGGAGGGGTTTTGATCCTGGCTGCGGCTCATGTGCTGATCGTCAACCGCGACGTCACCACCTATCCCCTCCTCAGGATCTGGGTCTATGGTTTTCTTGCGCTCGCCCTGGCAAGCTTTGTCTACACCCGTTTTTTTTATCGGTTCTATGGACCCCGGTTCGACTACACCGTCTCTGAAATCGCAAAACATGGGGACGTGATCCAGGCGACCCTCCGTCCGGTCCAGGAGAAAATGGAGTTCAAGCCCAGCCAGTTCGTCTATCTCGTCGTGCGCAAGGAAGGCATCACCCCGGAGCCGCATCCCTACTCAATCGCCTCCGGCTACAATCCCCGCAACCGGATCAAACTCGGCATCAAACAGTCGGGGGACCACACACGCTCCCTCGACCGGCTCGAGCGCGGGGATCCTGTCCTTCTTTACGGCCCCTACGGGCACTTCAGCGACCGGTTCCTATCGGGTGTAGGGGACTGCGTCTTCATCGCCGGCGGCATCGGCATCACACCGTTTCTCGGGATGTGGCATGTGGCGCTCCACTCAGAAGAGCGGCTCGATCCCCGGGAGGCGCCCGAACAGCTGAGGCGGATGCACCCGGAACTGATCAGGACATGGAGGAGCCCCGTCGTTTCCCTGTTCTACATCTGCCGAACGAGGGGTGACGCGAGCTTCGATGAAGACATCCGGCAGGAGGTCGCCATAAGCCGTTTCCACGGATTCAAGGCCTTCGAAGAGCGCGGGCACCACTACGAATGCTACATCACGTCAGAGCAGGGCAGGATTACGGCCGCTTATGTCCGTGAGCGGGTCAAGGGGGGTCTGCAGGATAAAAACATCTTTCTCTGCGGCCCTTCCCCCATGGTCGCCTCCTTCGTTGAACAACTCTCAGCCCTGGGAGTGCGGGCTAGGCAGATAATCGTCGAAGACTTCAATCTGCTTTGA
- the pyrF gene encoding orotidine-5'-phosphate decarboxylase, which translates to MKTPKDYIIFPLDLPDYKQALAMVDRLRGHVGLFKVGLELFIAEGPKVLEAIRSRGGAGIFLDLKLNDIPATVKRALSAAARYQPRFVTIHAEAMDPILEEIPDDIMGSTRILAVTVLTSLHSDKLIRFGCDPRLAADIPALVLMRARAAKEAGCHGVVCSGQEVRAIKSAFGPGFIAVTPGIRPAWSIVPGDDQKRIVTASEAVRLGADYLVVGRPIRDAADPAEAADRLAEEIASAL; encoded by the coding sequence ATGAAAACGCCCAAGGACTACATCATTTTTCCCCTGGACCTCCCCGATTACAAACAGGCCCTCGCCATGGTCGACCGGCTTCGCGGCCACGTTGGCCTTTTCAAGGTGGGCCTGGAGCTTTTCATCGCCGAAGGCCCGAAAGTCCTGGAAGCCATCCGGAGCCGCGGCGGGGCCGGCATCTTCCTGGACCTCAAGCTGAACGACATCCCTGCGACGGTCAAGCGGGCACTCTCGGCCGCCGCCCGCTATCAGCCGCGTTTCGTGACCATCCACGCCGAGGCCATGGACCCCATCCTCGAGGAGATCCCCGACGATATCATGGGCTCGACCCGCATCCTGGCCGTGACCGTTCTGACCAGCCTCCATTCGGACAAACTCATCCGCTTCGGCTGCGATCCCAGGCTTGCAGCAGACATCCCGGCCCTCGTGCTCATGCGCGCCAGGGCGGCCAAAGAGGCCGGCTGTCATGGGGTGGTCTGCTCCGGACAGGAAGTGCGTGCGATCAAGTCTGCCTTCGGCCCCGGTTTCATCGCCGTAACACCGGGGATCCGGCCTGCCTGGTCGATCGTGCCCGGCGACGATCAAAAGCGGATCGTCACGGCCTCCGAGGCCGTTCGACTTGGAGCGGATTACCTTGTGGTGGGGCGCCCCATCCGCGATGCGGCGGATCCGGCCGAAGCGGCCGACAGGCTGGCGGAAGAAATCGCCTCAGCGCTTTGA
- a CDS encoding PaaI family thioesterase has product MKGDISAERAAFLMRDFERGFIEYCHLKAREASAGRFCSEVEIAPCHRQQDGFIHAGLMATMADHTAGYAAFTIVPPEFQILSIEFKINFLRPAYGDRLTCRSKVLRGGRQVIIAESEVYDRAEGVERLAAKAMVTLMAVHRDKLTSKR; this is encoded by the coding sequence ATGAAGGGGGACATATCGGCGGAGCGTGCCGCCTTTCTGATGAGGGATTTCGAGCGCGGCTTCATCGAATACTGCCATCTGAAGGCGCGTGAGGCCTCGGCCGGAAGGTTCTGCTCGGAGGTGGAGATCGCGCCCTGCCACCGGCAGCAGGACGGATTCATCCATGCGGGCCTCATGGCCACCATGGCTGATCATACAGCCGGCTATGCGGCCTTTACGATCGTACCGCCCGAATTTCAGATCCTCAGCATCGAGTTCAAGATCAATTTTCTGAGGCCTGCTTACGGTGACCGCCTGACCTGCCGTTCAAAGGTGCTTCGCGGGGGCAGGCAGGTCATCATCGCCGAATCGGAGGTCTACGACCGCGCCGAGGGAGTGGAGCGACTGGCGGCCAAGGCGATGGTGACCCTCATGGCTGTGCATCGGGATAAGCTGACGTCAAAGCGCTGA
- a CDS encoding adenylate kinase, which translates to MKILFFGPNGSGKGTQGAIVKEKFGIPHIETGVIFRDNIGRGTDLGKEAKGYIDRGELVPDSITIPMILSRLKEPDCKNGWLLDGFPRNLTQARELDKALSAEGIDLDIVIEMVLDRQIAKNRIMGRRLCVNDNNHPNNIFIDAIKPNGDKCRVCGGDLKTRSDDQDEEAIDQRHNIYYDEKTGTMAAIFFYKKLSAERGGKPRIVELDGRPGVKEVSADLLAQLGK; encoded by the coding sequence ATGAAGATACTTTTTTTCGGTCCCAACGGCAGCGGAAAGGGTACGCAGGGCGCCATCGTCAAGGAAAAGTTCGGGATTCCCCACATCGAGACGGGTGTCATCTTTCGAGACAACATCGGCCGCGGGACGGACCTCGGCAAAGAGGCCAAGGGCTACATCGACCGGGGGGAACTGGTCCCCGACAGCATTACCATTCCCATGATCCTGAGCAGGTTGAAGGAACCCGACTGCAAGAACGGCTGGCTCCTGGACGGTTTCCCCCGCAACCTCACGCAGGCCCGGGAACTCGACAAGGCCTTGAGCGCAGAAGGAATCGATCTCGATATCGTGATAGAAATGGTTCTGGACCGGCAGATCGCGAAGAACCGCATCATGGGACGGCGCCTGTGCGTCAACGACAACAACCACCCGAACAACATCTTCATCGATGCTATCAAGCCAAACGGGGACAAGTGCCGGGTCTGCGGCGGAGACCTCAAGACCCGCAGCGATGACCAGGACGAGGAAGCCATCGATCAACGCCACAACATCTATTACGATGAGAAGACCGGGACGATGGCGGCCATTTTCTTCTACAAGAAGCTGTCGGCCGAGCGCGGCGGCAAACCACGGATCGTCGAACTGGACGGGCGCCCCGGGGTGAAGGAGGTCTCGGCGGATCTCCTGGCGCAGCTCGGCAAGTAA
- a CDS encoding cofactor-independent phosphoglycerate mutase — translation MDSEKTPRTRYVLLVGDGMADYPIEDLDGRTPLEAAHTPHMDRIAQGRMGLVQTIPEGMEPGSDVANLCLLGYDPRVYHSGRSPLEAASLGVSLAPDDVAFRMNLVTLDWHPNGEIVMVSHSSGDITTAESREMIPVLQTGLESPGIRIYPGVAYRHLLVWSSGPLDARTIPPHDVLGRDMAAYLDTGGVNPVPELILSSWPILREHPVNRRRRADGRLEANSIWLWGQGRAPRLPRFTERFGLTGGVISAVDLLRGIGIYAGFDPIFVEGATGYLDTNYRGKGEAAIEALATHDFVLVHVEAPDEASHNGSLEEKIRAIEAFDEKVVGTVLEGLSACPSFRVMVASDHFTPICLKTHSREPAPFAWAGPEDLARSPSQGGFTEKNAAASGILYKAGHTLMPDFLGRA, via the coding sequence ATGGATTCGGAAAAGACGCCGCGAACCCGCTACGTGCTTCTGGTGGGAGACGGCATGGCGGATTACCCCATCGAGGATCTGGACGGCAGGACGCCCCTCGAGGCGGCGCACACCCCCCATATGGACCGCATCGCGCAGGGGCGCATGGGGCTGGTCCAGACGATCCCGGAGGGGATGGAACCCGGGAGCGATGTAGCCAATCTGTGCCTGCTCGGTTATGACCCGCGCGTGTACCATTCGGGCAGGTCCCCCCTCGAGGCCGCAAGCCTCGGGGTGAGCCTCGCCCCGGACGACGTCGCCTTCCGGATGAACCTGGTTACGCTGGATTGGCATCCGAACGGCGAGATCGTGATGGTCAGCCACAGTTCGGGCGACATCACCACCGCCGAGTCGCGGGAGATGATCCCCGTGCTCCAGACGGGGCTCGAGTCCCCGGGCATCCGCATCTACCCGGGCGTCGCCTACCGCCATCTGCTGGTGTGGTCATCCGGTCCCCTGGATGCCCGGACGATCCCCCCGCACGACGTTCTGGGACGCGATATGGCCGCTTACCTCGACACGGGCGGGGTGAACCCCGTGCCTGAGCTGATCCTTTCCTCGTGGCCCATCCTTCGGGAGCATCCCGTCAACCGGCGGAGGCGCGCCGACGGACGCCTCGAAGCCAATTCCATCTGGCTCTGGGGACAGGGGCGCGCGCCGCGGCTGCCGCGTTTCACCGAGCGCTTCGGCCTGACCGGCGGCGTCATTTCGGCGGTGGACCTCTTGCGGGGGATCGGCATTTACGCCGGTTTCGATCCGATTTTCGTCGAGGGGGCCACCGGCTATCTCGACACCAATTACAGAGGCAAGGGCGAGGCCGCGATCGAGGCCCTCGCGACGCATGACTTCGTGCTCGTGCATGTGGAGGCCCCCGATGAAGCGAGCCACAACGGAAGCCTCGAGGAAAAGATCCGGGCGATCGAGGCCTTTGACGAAAAGGTCGTCGGAACCGTCCTCGAAGGGCTTTCCGCCTGCCCGTCTTTTCGTGTGATGGTCGCCAGCGACCACTTCACCCCCATCTGCCTCAAGACCCACAGCCGTGAGCCGGCGCCGTTCGCGTGGGCCGGCCCCGAAGATTTGGCCCGGTCACCGAGCCAGGGGGGATTCACGGAGAAAAACGCCGCTGCGAGCGGCATCCTTTACAAGGCGGGGCATACGTTGATGCCGGATTTTCTCGGGCGGGCTTAA
- a CDS encoding homoserine dehydrogenase, with the protein MPQLQVGIIGFGTVGAGACEVLLENGDLIADRVGMEIVIRRIADLDIERDRGVAIDRRILTRDAMEIIEDPEIGIVVEVMGGLKQAKEFIRMALERGKHVVTANKALLAETGNELFELAERNGVGLAFEASVGGGIPIIRALRSGLAANRIQTIMGILNGTSNYILTRMAREALPYEKVVEDAVREGYAEDPPTLDVDGTDAAHKLAILIMLSRGEAVPFDGIYREGIMRLTPDDLRFAGEFGYSVKLLAIARHHGDRVEARVHPAMIPKDHILANVNDVYNAIYIEGDFVGPNLYYGLGAGRRATGSAVVSDIMDLARQMRSGQGRVLPSRGYARPVQKHIAIQPMDELVSAYYFRFSAQDKPGVLSRIAGILGDHQISISSVIQMGREVNGSVPIVMLTHEARERSAQRAIGLIDRLDVLTDRTVMIRVEGAHT; encoded by the coding sequence ATGCCACAGCTTCAGGTGGGGATCATAGGGTTCGGCACGGTCGGCGCGGGCGCCTGCGAGGTTCTGCTCGAAAACGGGGACCTGATTGCGGATCGCGTCGGGATGGAGATCGTCATCCGGCGCATCGCCGACCTCGACATCGAACGGGACAGGGGAGTGGCCATAGACCGCAGGATTCTGACCCGGGACGCCATGGAGATCATCGAGGATCCCGAGATCGGGATTGTTGTCGAGGTGATGGGCGGTCTGAAACAGGCGAAGGAATTCATCCGTATGGCGCTCGAGCGCGGCAAGCACGTTGTGACCGCCAACAAGGCCCTGCTCGCGGAGACCGGTAACGAGCTTTTCGAACTGGCGGAGAGAAACGGGGTGGGGCTCGCGTTCGAGGCGAGCGTCGGCGGGGGGATCCCCATCATCCGCGCGTTGCGCTCCGGCCTGGCGGCGAACCGCATTCAGACGATCATGGGCATCCTGAACGGGACCTCCAACTACATCCTGACGCGGATGGCCCGGGAGGCCCTGCCCTATGAGAAGGTCGTGGAGGACGCGGTCCGGGAGGGATACGCCGAGGATCCGCCCACCCTGGACGTGGACGGGACCGACGCTGCCCACAAGCTTGCGATCCTTATCATGCTTTCGAGGGGTGAGGCGGTGCCCTTCGACGGGATTTACCGCGAGGGCATCATGCGGCTTACCCCGGACGACCTCCGCTTCGCTGGTGAATTCGGATACAGCGTGAAGCTTTTGGCCATCGCCCGGCACCACGGGGACCGGGTCGAGGCGCGGGTCCATCCCGCCATGATCCCCAAAGACCACATCCTCGCCAACGTCAACGACGTGTACAACGCCATTTACATCGAAGGCGATTTCGTGGGTCCGAACCTCTATTACGGTCTCGGGGCCGGGAGGCGGGCCACCGGGAGCGCCGTCGTCTCAGACATCATGGACCTCGCGCGCCAGATGCGCTCGGGCCAGGGCAGGGTCCTGCCCTCGCGCGGATATGCGCGGCCCGTTCAGAAGCATATCGCCATCCAACCCATGGACGAACTGGTGTCGGCCTACTATTTCCGCTTTTCCGCCCAGGACAAGCCGGGTGTCCTTTCGCGGATCGCGGGGATCCTGGGCGACCACCAGATCAGCATATCGTCGGTGATCCAGATGGGGCGCGAGGTCAACGGCTCGGTTCCCATCGTGATGCTGACCCATGAGGCCCGGGAGCGGAGTGCGCAGCGGGCGATCGGGCTGATCGACCGGCTCGACGTATTGACGGACAGGACCGTGATGATCCGCGTGGAAGGGGCGCATACCTGA
- the alaC gene encoding alanine transaminase: MQEFRRMSRLPPYVFATVNKIKMDARHRGDDIVDLGMGNPDIPTPRHIVEKLVEAAEKGQNHRYSASMGITKLRQAICDWYKRRFDVDLDPDEEAIVTIGAKEGLAHLVLATISPGDVVFAPNPTYPIHPYSAIIAGGDVRSIPIGPDRDFFEDLLSATKQTWPNPRMLIISYPHNPTTAVVDLHFFEKIVEFCREHEIMVIHDFAYADLVFDGYEPPSFLQVPGAKEIGVELFSLSKSYSMAGWRVGFCVGNPALVSALRRIKSYLDYGVFQPIQIAAIIALNGPYDCVEEIVEIYRERRDVLVDGLNRVGWAIEKPKGTMFVWARIPEPYRAMGSVEFSKMLIEKARVAVSPGIGFGEYGDEHVRFALVENPHRIRQAVRGIKQIL, encoded by the coding sequence ATGCAGGAATTCAGGAGAATGAGCCGGCTGCCGCCCTACGTCTTCGCCACGGTCAACAAGATCAAAATGGACGCGCGGCACAGGGGCGATGACATCGTCGATCTCGGGATGGGAAATCCTGACATCCCCACTCCCAGGCACATCGTCGAAAAGCTGGTGGAGGCGGCGGAAAAAGGCCAGAATCATCGCTACTCCGCATCCATGGGGATCACCAAACTACGCCAGGCCATCTGCGATTGGTACAAGCGGCGCTTCGATGTGGATCTGGACCCGGATGAGGAGGCGATCGTCACCATCGGGGCCAAAGAGGGCCTCGCCCATCTGGTCCTGGCGACGATCAGCCCGGGTGACGTCGTTTTTGCACCGAATCCGACCTATCCCATTCATCCCTACTCGGCGATCATCGCCGGGGGTGATGTCAGAAGCATCCCCATCGGTCCGGACCGGGATTTCTTCGAGGACCTGCTGTCGGCCACCAAGCAGACGTGGCCGAACCCGCGCATGCTGATCATCTCCTATCCGCACAACCCCACGACGGCCGTCGTCGATCTGCATTTCTTCGAAAAGATCGTCGAGTTCTGCCGCGAGCACGAGATCATGGTGATCCATGATTTCGCCTATGCGGACCTGGTCTTCGACGGGTACGAGCCCCCCAGCTTCCTGCAGGTCCCCGGGGCGAAGGAGATCGGTGTGGAGCTGTTCAGCCTTTCGAAGAGCTACTCCATGGCGGGCTGGCGCGTCGGATTCTGCGTCGGCAACCCGGCCCTCGTTTCGGCCCTGCGGCGGATCAAGAGCTACCTCGACTACGGCGTTTTCCAGCCCATTCAAATCGCAGCGATCATCGCCCTGAACGGCCCTTACGACTGCGTCGAGGAGATCGTCGAAATCTACCGGGAAAGGCGGGATGTCCTGGTGGACGGTCTGAACCGCGTCGGGTGGGCGATCGAGAAACCGAAAGGCACGATGTTCGTCTGGGCGCGTATTCCGGAGCCCTACCGGGCGATGGGATCGGTGGAGTTTTCGAAGATGCTGATCGAGAAGGCCAGGGTCGCGGTTTCACCGGGCATCGGCTTCGGCGAATACGGCGACGAACACGTCCGTTTCGCCCTGGTGGAAAACCCGCACCGGATCCGCCAGGCGGTCAGGGGGATCAAACAGATTCTTTGA
- the purM gene encoding phosphoribosylformylglycinamidine cyclo-ligase, which yields MTEKKLTRKYADAGVDIDAGNRFVQRIKPIVSKTFRTGVITDIGGFAGLFSLNLQHIEKPVLVSSTDGVGTKLKIAFMMDRHDTVGIDLVAMCVNDILVQGAAPLFFLDYLAMGKLDVDRAADIVKGIADGCQEAQCSLIGGETAEMPDFYGKGEYDLAGFVVGLADNKDILDGSEIAVGHRLIGIGSSGLHSNGYSLVRKIFFEDLHMKVDDFVPEFGRTLGDELLEPTRIYVRAIQNLRRDFRLYGIAHITGGGLIDNLPRILPAACKGVIERGSWERPPIFPYLEQKADIPEREMLRTFNNGLGLVIVVSAEDTKEVMLRLQAMGEKGYLIGTVDERGEGEEPVELTG from the coding sequence ATGACCGAGAAGAAACTGACGCGAAAGTATGCCGATGCCGGCGTCGATATCGACGCCGGCAATCGCTTCGTACAAAGGATCAAGCCGATTGTCAGCAAGACCTTCCGTACCGGGGTCATCACCGACATCGGAGGATTTGCGGGGCTGTTCTCCCTGAACCTCCAGCACATTGAAAAGCCCGTCCTCGTGAGCTCGACGGACGGCGTCGGCACCAAATTGAAGATCGCTTTCATGATGGACCGGCACGATACGGTCGGCATCGACCTGGTCGCCATGTGCGTAAACGACATCCTTGTCCAGGGCGCCGCTCCCCTGTTCTTTCTGGATTATCTCGCGATGGGGAAACTGGATGTGGACAGGGCCGCCGACATCGTCAAAGGGATCGCCGACGGATGCCAGGAGGCGCAATGCTCCCTGATCGGGGGAGAAACCGCCGAAATGCCCGATTTCTACGGCAAGGGGGAATACGACCTGGCCGGGTTCGTGGTCGGCCTGGCTGACAACAAGGATATCCTGGACGGCTCGGAGATCGCCGTAGGACACCGCCTGATCGGCATTGGATCGAGCGGGCTGCACAGCAACGGTTATTCCCTGGTCCGCAAGATCTTCTTCGAAGACCTTCACATGAAGGTCGACGATTTTGTGCCCGAATTCGGACGGACGCTTGGAGATGAGCTGCTGGAGCCGACGCGCATTTATGTCCGTGCGATCCAGAACCTGCGCCGCGACTTCCGCCTTTACGGCATCGCCCACATCACGGGCGGCGGGTTGATCGACAACCTCCCCCGGATCCTGCCGGCGGCCTGCAAAGGGGTGATCGAGCGGGGATCCTGGGAGCGGCCGCCGATCTTCCCCTACCTCGAGCAAAAGGCCGACATCCCCGAACGGGAGATGCTCCGCACCTTCAACAACGGGTTGGGTCTCGTGATCGTCGTGAGCGCCGAAGACACGAAGGAGGTCATGCTGCGTCTTCAGGCCATGGGTGAGAAGGGCTACCTGATCGGCACGGTCGACGAGCGCGGTGAGGGTGAAGAGCCCGTCGAACTGACCGGTTGA
- a CDS encoding Sec-independent protein translocase subunit TatA/TatB, with protein MFGLGPSELLIIAVIVLILFGAKRLPEIGKGLGGAIREFRNVRKDLAEPLNEAEQTPDTARGKTVAEPPAPRPLEAKLTDAVIGQVPGVKRAIEVKDKAQKIKEILQ; from the coding sequence ATGTTCGGACTAGGCCCGAGCGAGCTTCTCATCATCGCAGTGATCGTGCTGATCCTGTTCGGCGCCAAACGCCTGCCGGAGATCGGGAAGGGTCTTGGCGGGGCGATCCGGGAATTCCGGAATGTCAGAAAAGACCTCGCCGAACCACTGAACGAGGCTGAACAAACCCCCGATACGGCGCGCGGGAAGACCGTGGCTGAGCCCCCCGCCCCGCGGCCCCTTGAGGCCAAACTGACCGATGCCGTCATCGGGCAGGTCCCAGGCGTCAAGAGGGCTATCGAAGTCAAGGACAAGGCTCAAAAGATAAAAGAGATCCTGCAATAA
- a CDS encoding CoA-binding protein codes for MSTCEIPDNRPPDEAIGAVLRRCRTIAVVGLSPKPARDSHRVAAYLLEHGYDVIPVNPGQKEILGRPCFRTLSEIPFQVDLADLFVGPERVPSFVDQAVGQGIGVIWMQLGIVHEEAARKAREAGCTVIMNRCIMRDHMQLQTGGGR; via the coding sequence ATGTCGACCTGTGAAATCCCAGACAACCGGCCGCCGGACGAAGCCATTGGCGCGGTTCTGCGCAGATGCCGGACCATCGCAGTGGTGGGCCTCTCGCCGAAGCCCGCGCGGGACAGCCACCGGGTGGCGGCCTACCTGCTCGAGCACGGCTACGATGTCATCCCTGTCAATCCCGGACAGAAGGAAATCCTCGGACGCCCCTGTTTCCGAACCTTGTCGGAGATCCCGTTTCAAGTGGATCTCGCCGACCTGTTCGTCGGTCCCGAGCGCGTGCCTTCCTTTGTCGATCAGGCTGTCGGCCAAGGGATCGGGGTGATCTGGATGCAGCTCGGGATCGTGCACGAGGAGGCCGCCCGGAAGGCGCGGGAAGCCGGCTGCACGGTCATCATGAACCGCTGCATCATGCGGGATCACATGCAGCTGCAAACCGGGGGCGGGAGATGA